TTTCGTAATTAAGTATATTTTAATGGAATTCGctatttaattttgtgagatttttaatttcataattatttggATTTGGCATTTTCATATTGAGTTAAAGAGGttccttaaataaaaaattggtaAAATATTGATGTACAAATATGGAAACCAATTCCTACCATTAATAAAATTAGTGTATGTGAATAATGTAGACTTTATATGAAGAGTAAGTTTTTGTCAGACGaactcacgaatttttatctatagacgggtcaaccctaccgatattcacaataaaagtaatacttttagcataaaaagtaatattttttcatggatgacccatataagagattcgacccacgaaattgatctgtgagaccgtttcacaagagtttttgttttatatgaAAGAGGTTGAGAAAAAATATCTACATAGTTTTTGGTGTTGAACCTTTCTTAATATATCAGCTTTGGAACTCTCGCTTCACATTTATACAAGTAAATACTGTTTGCAATCTCTAAGAACAAGTAATGATTGGGTTTTggtttaaaaaattgattttgtatGTTTTTTAAACTCAGATTATGAGTTAACTTCTGGTTAATTTAGTTGAAATTCAAAAGTTGGTGAAATGTtggatatatttatataaaaatgattttagcaACAAGTTAGTATTAGaatcaattatttatcaataaGTAATAAATCTTGATTTTCatcttttcaatttttgttttcaaatagTACTGAATTATGATTTTTCCACACTTATTTGTAttctataaatttaatcacttctTAAAAACATAATCTATTGCAAATACTTTGACTACTAACTTATACATTGTGATATAAGTAGATTGTGGAAACTGATGGACTTGCTGTGGTCCAAGTTCCAACGCTTTTCTCAAGGTCAATCCTATAGTCGAAGTCGTGCAAAGCTGTTGTtcaccatccatgaagtgtcaaGCACGGACAGAACCGAAAGCATTCCTTCTTTCAAACAAAGAGAGGAGGGCGGTGCAACTTAGGGTATCTTCAATAGGAGCGCTATCTTTTGCCTTGTGTTATTTTGATGCAAGATTGATTGCTTTAACGGGGCGTTATCTTTTGTACCAAGATAGTGTCTCACCCTACTTCGCACCAAATTTGGCGAAGGGAAAATCTCTGTGCCAAATTTAGTgcaataattttcattttattttaataaaattatttgttttttaataattattaataatatataaataattatttaataattatatatttaacataaaaaattgattataattatttattaattttataagtaaatatttaattatttatttttttaatcattaataattaaaaaatatttcgagaataatttttttcgtataagatttaaaataaatggattgGAGATGTACGTTGTATTTGGTATAAAAATCACACTATTTTACTGTAAATTTGtaccaaaataaattttgttgttAGAGATAATCTTATCTacgcagttttttttttttttttttatcattattttaaaaaaactaatacaTTGTGTTGTAGAGTCAAagatcatatatataatattaaatttaaaattgcaCCACCCCACGAGTTTAAGTTGCAGAAGCAATTATTGCTGTTAGACAAGTTCAATTGATTtgacaaaaattatttaatttttttcctattaTTTCAGTGGAATACACTGTCTCTCTatttccatatatatataaacattgcATACACATAATGTATCACCACATAAATTACAATTTCACATGTTATGTTGGATGCACGATTTGTAAACATGCGTGCGTGTGATTTTGTCACTATTTTCGATCGGTCCACCGAACTCCAATTTTTTGTCGGTAGCTGAAAATTCATAGACAAGTAATTGTCAATAAAGAAAAATTAGAATGATATAAATATCTAGACATTGAAATGGAAAACACAAATTAAATCAGAAATATCAGAATATGTGAAAATGACAAAATATATAACTTCTAAAATTCAAACGATAATGAATTCTTTACTTGATCATATGTTCTAGTCTTCTAAACAAATATAACATAATAAACGAAGAAAACTAAAGAAAAACTATTGGCCAACAGTAATTGGGAAATAACCAACCGATCACATAATAAGATGAGTTACTTTGAAGAAACtacaaaaagaagaaaaagatcaATTCAGTGAACAAAGCCATATTCATACGATGTACGACATCCTTTTCACAGGTTAAGTGAACCAAACACAAGCCTAACTTTTAGACGTCGCTTTCTACTTTACATTGTACCTGATtacataaataacaaaaatgaaattaaacaacaaaatgAGGAACCTTTCACTGACTTTTCTTGGTCGGACGTCGTTCTGGGGTCCAATGGGGCAATGATGGGCTAAAATGTGTTGACACTACTCTTGAGTTTAGGAGTTCCATTATTGGTGTGAAAGTCACACACCTTGGCACCTTGTATTGGTTTATGGAAGCTCCCCTGGAAATGGCGTAGTCCATCAGCTCCTCGAAGGTTCCGTTTTTCACGACTCGGATCTCGAGCGGGCCGATGGAGTTGTCGTTTACACGGCACTGGCGGTACACGGAGTTTAGTGACTCCTCCATGGCTAGGCAGCATTGGCGCAGGACTTGGTCCGTAGGGGAGTTGGCTGAGTCCTTTGCTAGCAACTCCCAATATATCACGTAATGTCCTGGGATCGAGTTTGTGTCCGCATAGCTCGTGTACTCAACCACGGACGTGTTGAATTCACGCAACAGCTGCGATGCGTTAGCCACGGCAGATTGAAGCTCGGCCTCGTCGGTCTTGTCCGAGTCGATGCTGAGTAGCACATTCTTTCGCCTCACGAAGTAGAATTGCGGGGCGGAGTTGTGGAAACCGGTGACACGGAGGATGTCACCTACTCGATATCGGTATAGGCCGGCGTAGGTGGTGATCACCAGTTCATATTCCTTGCCAATTTCTAGATCGGCAAGGTCTACAAGTTTGGGAGGCGAGGAGCCAAGGGAGGAACCGGTTGGGTTCGATCTCAGCTCGTTCGGCAAGAACTCGAAGTAGGCCATGTTCGGCATGATGGTGTAGGAAACTTCCGACGGATTGCTCATGGGATTGAGATTGAGCCCGAAATAACACTCGGAAGACGCGTACATTGTGCAGGCCTTGGGCAATCCGCCGCTGTAGTAATCAAGAGTTGGGATATATTGAGCCATCGCGCCGGTAACAATCACATCAAGATACTTGGTATTTGGCCAAATCCTGGCAATAATCCTTTCCCAATTATCCTCGCTGCACTCCTTGCAAATAAAGTCAGCCAAACATGGGTCGGGTCTCAGGATCCGGGCCATGCATTCACTGATCGAAGCGTCGGTCACTTTTGGGTTGAGAGTCCCCGTTCGGATATCCCTGGCCAATTGCTGCCAGTTCAGCTGGAGGAACCGGATGGCCCTGAGAAGCCCTGACGCGAACACCGCACCGACACGGAGGACTTGCTTCCTCTCGTAAAGGCCGCAAAGCATTTGAGTGTACATGCTTTGAAACGAGTCGGGGCAAAGGATGGCCTCGTTCGGGCTCGTGTACACGTTGTACGGGTCGTAGGACCGTCTCTTGAATTGGTCGCTTTTGTAGTAGCTGGTGAGTACGGGTCGCGCCACAAGCCCGCCGGGAGTCTTGGTCTCAGATTTTATGAACAAGAAATACAATCCTTTCCCTTTGTCCAGTTCCCGAACGTAACTGTTCCATACAAGTCACCAAAACCCATAATCATAAAACGAGATTTCGAGCCAATTAATTTTGatgtcaaattaaaaaaaaaatcttttttaggAAAAGATTATTGTACTTACAGGTTCATAACAGGCATGAGAAGACTGTAAAGAAGCTGGCGACGATCCAGTTCTTCTTGAATTGTGGGCATGAGTTTTCTTTCACCAGCTGAAGTTCCCGAgctgaaaaacaataaaaagaaaaattcagtTTCTTCGTCAAAAGTTGCATAACTCGACTTCAGCTGTTATAATCACAGCCTATAGTTGACAATAACAACTACCTGGTGAGGAATTCAGAGATGGGGTGAGCAGACAGAATCGGAGAGCGATCGCCATCAGCAATTCTTTGAATCAGCGGCTGGAGATCCTCATACGTAACCACCGGGACTGTCGATTTGAAAGTCTCCCGATCGATGGCTCCACCGAGCTTGTACCCGTTCAGATACTCAGTGTGGGCATTTCGGGCCAGGATTTCGGCCAAGACATTCTCCTGGACCGAATCTACGTTTCGGGTCATTTCCTCGATGAACTGAAGGGCTTTGGCGTCCTTCTCGCAGGCCGGAGGGCCTAGCGGAGATGACAAGATCAAATCAACCGCCATTTCTGCAAGCAGATTAAGAAATTTTCCTGGTTGTTGaagaaattttgttatttgcCTAATGTTTGGGAGAGAGTAGGGAGAAAGATGATGGAGGAATATTTGGAAGAAGGTGGTGAGAAGAGGATGGGGCGTTTGGGGTATATATAGTGGCGGGAAGGAGAGAGGCTTGGAGTGACACGTCACTTGCCATGTATGTAGTGTTCTAAATACTTTGAATTTCTTGTCATGTTGGGGAGTAAATGGAATTATTGAAAtactttatttctttatttatatttaaatttttattataattgtgattggttttgtattatattataatgTATAAAAGAGTTGATATATTATAATGAATGAATTTTATATAAAGTATACATGTAAATGTTTATCCAATAATATATCTTATTATATTGTAATACATGTCCACTGGTTTCAAAAAGATGTGAAAATGGTTTATAATGAATTTCAGCAAATTCTTGTAGTAATTtaagttaatcattttcgtaaaattaTGACAAATATAACGAGCAATTACGTTCTTCAAGTATAGTAGTTGGGAGAAATAATATTTAAGATGAATAAATGAaatgagatatttaaaatacaatcaAACTAATTTAATATTGAGTATGTATCGTCATGAGATGatatcacatatttttattagtaAGACACATCAAATATgaccatatttataataaaaataataatatttttttttattaataatctaAATAGAATATTCGTATCCAGAATTGAtatgtaaaataatattgttaCAGCTATGGGTGCTTCTAAGAAGAAGAGTCTCCTTGTCTGACGCGCTAAGAGGGGCAATGTCGTAAATATGGTGACGTAGGGCTAAGGAAGGGGGGACGAGGTGGGGCCCCGACACGTCCGAAATTCTGTGCAGCGGGGTGCAGGTGGGACCATGGAACCACGTCATCGTCCCGAGTCTGGGTATAGGCATGGACTGTGGCTGGCGTCAGCCAACCAAGCGGCTTATTTCCGGTAAAGATGTTGGTCCACGACAGCGACTGGGTGGCGTTGGGGTCGGCAGATTGCACTGTTGCAAACAAGCTACATGACAGGGGGAGTCACATACACCACGTAACGCACAGCATATGTTGCTTCATGTGCAtggagaaatattttattaaatgggggattttttataaaaaaaatatatatttggttttcaaaatgaaataaaatcgCATTTTAAGGGATACCACGTGAGTGGTTTCGTCTCGGATAATAATTGGATTTATTGAGAGAGTGATCGAAATATAATATTTCAGCTCttgtattatataaaaattttgaattacgCTGTTTTCATTAAATATGTGGTTCGGTAACATGACACAAATGCTACAATAGATATCGAACCAAAATTTGTGTGTTTGGCTTCTATGAGCTGCAAATACGgagaacaaaaaaatatataagttatGAAAATGATCGAAATTTGgtgttttttcattattttatagtTTAAAATATCTGAATTACATTAATTTTAGTTACGTTTACATTATTGGGGTAAAATTAACTAACCGTGCCAAATTTAAGATGCAAATTACTCGAGTTCGTCTTGGTGATGATATATCGACCCCGAATTAGTTTATTTCGACTTGATTAAAGTGGTAATAATTAACCAATTAAGATAAACACAAGATATTAAATACTACACATTTCCCCCCAGACACTGCCTATATATGATAGAACAAGGGATACTGTTTTCATCCATTTGTGTTATTTTCTAAAACCCTAAACGTAGGGCATATCCTTTTGTTTACAACCACAACAANATACGATGAGGTGACACACCTTCCTATTGAATGTAAAAGACgtcacctcatcggtgctcacatatgTATCTATGTTGACTGACGAATTTTTTCAATGTTCTGCTACTTCAGTGACGTTAATACGATAAATTATGTTGTTTATTTAACACAATTGAGATTATtcgaatatatataattcaatttCTTGAGGAATGGTTATTTAACtattatataatcaaaactATTAAGTCAAACGAAAATATGTTTCTCCAacagaaaataaattataatatatgatgcttcaattaaaattttggatcTGGTACTTACAAAATTAAATCCTGCTTGTCTATATTCACAATATATCTAGAAATCCAAACTGAGATTGTGgctcttatttgattttttttttataaaattcataatctAGGGTTGTGGActcgaactcgaactcgaacAGGAACAGCTACGCTGAAATTCCCAGATAAGACCAGTGAAACTAAGCTCCGGTCTCACTCTTATTTGATATTAAGATAGTTCTATCGCATCAAAAAGGATTCCTGCACCGCATCGATAAACCAGAAAGTACTAGACAGACACTTGGTCTAGACTTATTATCTATTATTGCTTggtaaacataatatttttagcaaCTTAATAATTTTgagtttgttttttaatttatattcatttatttaaaacatgGAGAAAGATGGGACTatgttgattaattaattaaagtaaactaagagtagtgccaaattaatgtaaaataatagtaaaaaaaatggaATTCACGTGGTTGCTCATCTCCTGGAATTGGTGTTGAGCTTTCACAAAAATCTTAGGAATAGATTGTTGCCGGAATTATTTAGTACACATTTACCCGATGGAATGGATTTTGTCTCGCGTCTCTCGGTTTTCTAGTAtattagttataatatttgataaaacGATAAACGTTtgatcaaattatatattttttaagaaaatataaacttatattcaaaatataaatatttcatcattttttgtaTAAACTCACGAGGCATAACTCAATTCTATACACTGGCCTAATTTCTCAACCTGAAAATACATAAACATTAAGGTTTCATTTGgatcaattaatatatttagGTAAATCTCAAATCCATCGTATTCTTTTGGCCTAAAAAGAACaattaatttgaaatccatatTTTAATTTGGCTCgatgtatttttttaatcaaatttgtAATTCACTGCTTAAATATGTTATTTCAAATCCAtagattataaatttttttattaaattcaaatcaaCTTATTGATAGTGTAATCTAAATATTTCGACTTGTAACTTTTTGAAAtatgttttttctttaaaaaaaatcaatgatgGATTGAAGCTATGAATGTGttctaatataatttaaatatcgTTCCACCTTTGAGATTATGTGTTTTTGTGAACAAGAGGAGGgttatgattcaaaatatttttaatacatCTCACAACATTGACGTCTAACAAAATTGACTTGTGACATCGTCTCACGTGAGTTTTTgtgattaataaattatttgaagttTGAAAAATGGCTTTTGTTTATGTACAACTTGTGTAACTAATTAAGAcctgattattttatttaacaacAGTCTTAATAATGCAACCTAGGGAACAAAATTACGACATCATGTATGTATACATTATTTTAGTTATCCAacgaataaaatttaattaaatttaattctgCTTAAACATCTGTCGCATAAAGTTCCAAAACTAACATGTAGTAAAATATGGCTTCTCCACCTTGGAAACGACAATAAATTATCAAGGGTtcgttcattaaaaaaattgtatacaatttatttttaaaaaaaaactgtgTATAAATTGTTTCATAGCTTTATAAGTtatgagatacttatatattggtaacaaaattatttaatactGCTACAGTCGAGGATAAAAAGCATAAGCCTTTTCAGTCAATGATACAAATGCATCGAGTATATCAAATATGATCGTTGAAATAATCGTTATAGATGTTGGAGTGATCGAGTACACGAAAATGACACATCGGCATTATTCAAGAATATACAAAGGTTTTATACATATGAAATCGTCTTAAAAGAGATATACTCTACAAATATATAGTAAAACTTGTACACGTTAATCAACATTATCATCACAACGTTATACATGTCATCACATTGGATAATTGCTTGACTTCTTACGTTTGAGTCTTCGGGGATTATCACGAATACATGTTGCGTGAACAAATAAAAAGTATAGTGACGTTTATTTGTATGGAGGAACGATCAAAATGTGTAGCACCTTTGCTGCGagctaatattttttaaaaaatgacgaTATTTTCATCTTATAATTGATATCAGAACTAAAATCTTGTATTCAATTCTTATAAATTACAAAttagtgcaattattgagaggaGATTGATAGAGAATGATGATTATCTGATATCGAAAAAAGATATATACGCAGCCTTACTATTTAAAAGAGAAATCTATCAAGCAATTCCAATTCTTTTTTCCTCTTGATTCTTTCCGATCGAGATGTATAGATCATATTCATGGATTAACGAAAATGTACAAAAGCTATTTCGCCTCTGTCATTTTATGAGTATCTTCTTTTTGCGTATGGCATCGTCACTCTTTTTGGCAGCATCCATTAATTCGAAACTTAATTTGAAAGCCATATATCGACTGGACGTTTTAGGGATGCTGCTAATAACCAGTGAATGTCAAATGTTTTTCCTTGTGTAGATTCTATTTCAATGAGAACTTGATGAGTCGACCTACAAGTCTTGTTTTTACTGTTATATCGGGAGTTACTCCGAATATTGCTTGACGTAAAAATAGTGgatttttttctttcctttactATATCACCAATTATATGCATGGTAAAGCAGcaaatcttgaatttatttaagaagTCGATGATTTAAAGTCGTAGTATACACAATTTGAGAATTGAGATTATTTATCTTCTAAATATAAACTTACTGATTATgcattgaaatttaaaattggaTTACATAAAATTTgccaaatattaaattaatctaaaatttaaattaataatttggtaAAAACTAAAGCTATATATATTTAGGGATAATTATTTCTTCACCCTCATTGTTcagatttcaaatcattttGATCCTTCTTAGTGATAATTTTTAGATGCTTTTGCCTTTTGATTcccaatttcataaattcattgTCAAAAACTCATGGAAAAAGAGACTTCCGATTTAGTTTGATATAATGCATTCTACAACCTGAAAAAATACGTGTGATATATTTACACCAATTGAATGAATTCTTAGAGTAGTATCAAATAAACGTTGATTCGGGTTCGGAATTGTTTTGTTCCTTATTATTTGGGACCGAAGTTGTATCACAAACATTTTTATGATAcagtctcacgagtcaattttatgaaacatatatcttatttgagtctctcatgaaaaagtattacttattattgtaaatatagacagAGCTGACTCGTCTCATGGATAAAAATCCATGATTCCATCTATTAAAACTGTATTAATCCCCTATCCGTTTTTTTTAACGATTAATTAATATCATAGATCCAATGCgtctaaatttaatattttggaaAATCTTTTTGCTACATCACGGGAGATGTCAAAACAAGACTTTTGGTCCTAAATGATAAGagt
This genomic interval from Primulina huaijiensis isolate GDHJ02 chromosome 14, ASM1229523v2, whole genome shotgun sequence contains the following:
- the LOC140957823 gene encoding probable indole-3-acetic acid-amido synthetase GH3.1 yields the protein MAVDLILSSPLGPPACEKDAKALQFIEEMTRNVDSVQENVLAEILARNAHTEYLNGYKLGGAIDRETFKSTVPVVTYEDLQPLIQRIADGDRSPILSAHPISEFLTSSGTSAGERKLMPTIQEELDRRQLLYSLLMPVMNLYVRELDKGKGLYFLFIKSETKTPGGLVARPVLTSYYKSDQFKRRSYDPYNVYTSPNEAILCPDSFQSMYTQMLCGLYERKQVLRVGAVFASGLLRAIRFLQLNWQQLARDIRTGTLNPKVTDASISECMARILRPDPCLADFICKECSEDNWERIIARIWPNTKYLDVIVTGAMAQYIPTLDYYSGGLPKACTMYASSECYFGLNLNPMSNPSEVSYTIMPNMAYFEFLPNELRSNPTGSSLGSSPPKLVDLADLEIGKEYELVITTYAGLYRYRVGDILRVTGFHNSAPQFYFVRRKNVLLSIDSDKTDEAELQSAVANASQLLREFNTSVVEYTSYADTNSIPGHYVIYWELLAKDSANSPTDQVLRQCCLAMEESLNSVYRQCRVNDNSIGPLEIRVVKNGTFEELMDYAISRGASINQYKVPRCVTFTPIMELLNSRVVSTHFSPSLPHWTPERRPTKKSQ